In one window of Plasmodium berghei ANKA genome assembly, chromosome: 14 DNA:
- a CDS encoding T-complex protein 1 subunit gamma, putative gives MMKNPGTVLVFKPNTKREEGRKTQLSNIQASRAVSEIVKTTLGPMAMLKMMLDPLGGIVITNDGNCILREVDVAHPAAKSLIELSRSQDEEVGDGTTSVVILSGELLSIAEVFLKDKIHPTVIVNCYMTALNLSLKYLEEIAIEVDVNNEDNLLKAIDSCLSTKFVNRYNKIVSKLSLEATQCVKVENMIGKKEIDIKRYAKVEKIPGGDIMDSYVLKGVMINKDITHPKMRRYIKNPRILLLDCTLEYKKAESQTNVEILDENTWNQLLLQEEIEVKKMCEYIIDSRCDIVVTEKGVSDLAQHFLVKKNISVIRRVRKTDLNRLERITGATIVNRCDEIVEKDIGTKCGLFEIKKIGDDYYSFFVECENPRACTILLRGATKDVLNEIERNLHDGMNVAKNIMLEGKLLYGGGCTEMRVSQYLIKQAANFDDSRKSVIESVASAFEIIPKILAQNSGVNVVKCINELRTKHEKPESEKLGIDGVTGEIIDVSSKNIWDLLSVKKQIYKSAIEAASMILRIDDVVSGIGKDDKIQKPIKNEF, from the exons ATGATGAAAAACCCAGGAACAGTTTTAGTTTTCAAGCCCAACACAAAAAGAGAAGAGGGTAGGAAAACACAGTTATCTAACATACAG GCAAGCAGAGCGGTAAGTGAAATTGTCAAAACAACGCTCGGACCTATGGCAATGCTAAAGATGATGTTGGATCCATTAGGGGGTATTGTAATCACAAATGATGGTAATTGTATTTTAAGAGAAGTAGATGTAGCACATCCAGCAGCTAAATCATTAATAGAACTTAGCAGATCACAAGATGAAGAAGTTGGGGATGGTACTACATCTGTTGTTATATTATCAGGGGAATTGCTAAGTATTGCTGaagtatttttaaaagataaaattcATCCAACTGTTATAGTAAACTGTTATATGACTGCATTAAATTTAagtttgaaatatttagaaGAAATAGCAATAGAAGTAGATgtaaataatgaagataATCTTTTAAAAGCTATTGATTCATGTTTAAGCACAAAATTTGTAAACcgatataataaaattgttagTAAGCTATCTTTAGAAGCTACGCAATGTGTTAAGGTTGAAAATATGAttggaaaaaaagaaatagatATCAAAAGATATGCAAAAGTAGAAAAAATTCCAGGAGGTGATATAATGGATAGTTATGTATTAAAAGGAgttatgataaataaagatataacACATCCAAAAATGAGAAGGTATATTAAAAATCcaagaatattattattagatTGTACAttagaatataaaaaagcaGAAAGTCAAACAAATGTAGAAATATTAGATGAAAATACATGGAatcaattattattacaagaagaaatagaagtaaaaaaaatgtgtgaatatataattgataGTCGATGTGATATTGTTGTTACTGAAAAAGGTGTTTCAGATTTAGCTCAACATTTtcttgttaaaaaaaatattagtgTTATAAGGAGAGTAAGAAAAACAGATCTTAATAGACTAGAACGAATTACAGGTGCAACGATTGTTAATAGATGTGATGAAATTGTAGAAAAAGATATAGGAACAAAATGTGGATTatttgaaattaaaaaaataggagatgattattattcattttttgttgaATGTGAAAATCCACGTGCATgcacaattttattaagaGGAGCTACAAAAGATGTCCTTAATGAAATTGAAAGAAATTTACATGATGGTATGAATGttgcaaaaaatattatgcttgaaggaaaattattatatggtGGTGGTTGTACTGAAATGAGAGTAAGtcaatatttaattaaacaAGCAGCTAATTTTGATGATTCTAGAAAAAGTGTAATAGAATCAGTTGCATCTGCTTTTGAAATTATCCCCAAAATTTTGGCACAAAATAGTGGAGTTAATGTTGTTAAATGTATTAATGAGTTACGAACAAAACATGAAAAACCAGAATCTGAAAAACTAGGAATTGATGGAGTAACTGGAGAAATCATAGATGTAtcttcaaaaaatatatgggATCTATTATCCgttaaaaaacaaatatataaaagtgCGATTGAAGCAGCTTCTATGATATTAAGAATTGACGATGTGGTTAGTGGAATAGGTAAAGATGATAAAATTCAAAAACccattaaaaatgaattttaa
- a CDS encoding ABC transporter C family member 2, with product MKKTNIDKNNEGGKEMPKNKLSFVKFITFHWITKLINSINNAEDFILPNIGRKPIIGYYEYYLMKNLKVFRKKKKSFISRFFSKILSFTVNLKKSDRNKKNRNRIKDDDYFYEYNRGIIAALTYTFKQPVLIISLLYILHALFLVFVAICIEKYISIIKGHHVFSPLLQSKTAKLLSAFVLIMVLSLNLFMDSAVSYIHNKLIIDMEVTVMHFLYKINMGVFNHCILNQYHDDNNNNLHEISNNNSENSTCANIDSYKNNTHGTSKNYIIKVENEDENAEYKNETNQSNANTTISTNNLTDFSKKNDLNNKLEDNENVIEHNNGDGGINIYNIMFIDTPSLIYFISSAIIANGMLIKLVISFYMFYHKMGKDSIIIGIFLVLLLYGIILLCELISSMLKKKYLKYQDKRIDNMNHVLKEYKLMKMFNWESIAFDYVNKFREKELKYCKYRIYLSSISNYINAISVHCVEIVIFFVYIRNKLNNNDQIDVNSVITPLFVYKSLINGIVSFPTIFNNLLEGPISNDRVNKYINHYFHDNISSKLFYSKIKNEKKNSHLKKKNNNYMNMQGKSEKIIPSKKNTFYTSFLNMFSNDDYYYSSNYNDHGSNTTNFEWENENNKIYRNNSGDHINNKIVTIDILNKNSKMNEINEGIKSKNILDEKYGIDKKTIIKLENCNYKPVKFENNYNQSKNMKLKNVNFTLKNNTIAIIIGDIGSGKTLFFNSILGKFKLLNGNYYIKNFIYDMPVLYAPQINWLSDGTIRSMITFENEFDPYIYYLAISQSELINDIYSFKNLDMRYVNDEHSLSKGQKSRISLARSLYYHYINMKQLCTEYIEMKNAEESTFDSTKESNFGLNKFATNYYDKNISNMKSVHISKSIKNFTLHNDNQFENSINPNIYNDESEQIKGNNKNSKSDTNSFISDCKFSYSDLQFLMNNNYLKDCLEKNDMSYLYLLDDIFTSLDPYISRNIFYNLFCDKEKLKIIKNHCGIVITINENAFNSFIMKDIIENIQYNVDIYKLENGSLDFQGNINEYIQKKNIQIKASDVIIKKETENEKREKMLSFFKKTGISMNCSKMSDQVFYMSMSLELCYQNNPQTEVEITNSDNIESSLSTSVIYKKDNSYFDKNNIIYNKIILLKELKLLHHIKAEANNETPNINKKFTILMNNHFNKIVNESILKDRIHNISTYEMAKIKKDQIRKYIGNFIVDTKGNNEMKCLKNKKTHINEFEEINAMLKKNLKEHYTYYNNYIRYNSNNDTNIDVARKGNINFETFRWYFRSIGNAIIICIIIFIIFSIFLDEVKNMLLFLVSALLKTKDKSYEEIIQTKLVYLKYFILLPSLSLVTTFISYMVIAHGIMISAKAIHTEVFKSMLYAPIHAFYSHNIGNIINRFIIDIHTLDNGIIKRCYKSFFTVSKFISTVILLIFMFKKTYIMLPFIILIVYYGIFKKYSLACKEAQRGYLCSHSPICSIFSNTIHGKDIINLYKKNYCILKKFENSIYALRNFTLFKWGITAWASLYIQLVGLCLTSFYILYPHVFSIFKNSSEHIDIDVDDYISYSEVIGYCITFSCSLGYIIKSFLYDYTHVEKEMCSIQRLEELSKIKNISDETSFTQIENHEYSYENNKNVENANYLNNKTEDGILITPSQFPKSKYGLEFKNVYVSYKKKVYIDKLKNIYYYANEKSCLRNINFYALKSQNIGIIGKSGAGKSTIVMAILGLISTSKGEIKIDGRDIRSIPLNEKKKIIGILPQSSFVFSHWNIRTYIDPYQKFSDNEIIDAFETIGINLTCADLNKYIYKTKKKMNEYDKSKYTKTNKKYNENYILMSDDSIRYLSLVRIYLNRNNYKLLLIDEIPVVNFNKNNSEFNNFFTKNLKPFDYIIENYFKHITILIISHDTRTLSSCDFICVVSKGEIVYKCNYSDVETQTQLANIIQNQAN from the coding sequence atgaagaaaactAATATAGATAAGAATAATGAGGGGGGAAAGGAGATGCCTAAGaataaattatcatttgttaaatttattacttttCATTGGATAaccaaattaataaatagtataaataatgctgaagattttattttgcCAAATATTGGAAGGAAACCAATCATAGGgtattatgaatattatttgatgaaaaatttaaaagttttcagaaaaaaaaaaaaatcgttTATAAGTCgatttttttccaaaattTTGAGTTTTACtgttaatttaaaaaaaagtgatagaaataaaaaaaataggaaTAGAATTAAAGATgatgattatttttatgaatataacaGAGGAATTATTGCGGCATTGACTTATACTTTCAAACAACCAGTGTTGATTATATCACTcctttatatattacacGCATTATTTTTAGTGTTTGTTGCTATTtgtatagaaaaatatatatcaatcaTAAAAGGACATCACGTTTTTTCTCCATTATTACAATCTAAAACTGCAAAACTATTATCTGCATTTGTTCTTATAATGGTATTATCCttgaatttatttatggATTCGGCCGTTAGTTATATACATAACAAACTGATAATTGATATGGAGGTAACTGTtatgcattttttgtataaaataaatatgggAGTATTTAATCATTGTATATTAAACCAATATcatgatgataataataataatttacatGAAATAAGTAACAATAATAGTGAAAATAGTACTTGCGCAAATATAGAttcttataaaaataatacacaTGGCACAtccaaaaattatattataaaagttgaaaatgaagatgaaaatgcagaatataaaaatgaaacaaatCAAAGTAATGCCAATACCACTATAAGCACAAATAACCTTACcgatttttcaaaaaaaaatgatttaaataataaattagaagataatgaaaatgtgATTGAACATAATAATGGCGATGGTGgtattaacatatataatattatgtttataGATACACCatctttaatatattttatatcttcTGCAATCATAGCTAATGGAATGCTTATTAAATTGGTaatatcattttatatgttttatcataaaatgGGAAAAGATTCTATTATAAttggaatatttttagtattattattgtatggaattatattattatgcgAATTAATATCAAGTatgcttaaaaaaaaatacttaaAATATCAGGATAAAAGAATAGATAACATGAATCATGttttaaaagaatataaattaatgaaaatgtttAATTGGGAATCTATAGCATTTgattatgtaaataaatttagGGAAAAGGAATTGAAGTATTGTAAATACAGAATTTATTTGAGTTCTATAagtaattatattaatgcCATTTCCGTTCATTGTGTAGAaatagttatattttttgtttacaTTAGAAACAAgctaaataataatgatcaAATTGATGTTAATTCGGTAATTACACCcctttttgtttataaatcGTTAATTAACGGAATTGTAAGTTTTCCAACTATAttcaataatttattagaAGGCCCTATCAGTAATGACCGtgtgaataaatatattaaccATTATTTTCATGACAATATCTCCAGTAAGCTTTTTTAttctaaaattaaaaatgaaaaaaaaaatagccatttaaaaaaaaaaaataataattatatgaacaTGCAAGGTAAATCAGAGAAAATTATTCCttccaaaaaaaatacattttatacTAGCTTTTTAAACATGTTTTCAAATGAcgattattattatagtaGTAATTATAATGATCATGGTAGCAATACAACGAATTTTGAATgggaaaatgaaaataataaaatatatcgaAATAATAGTGGCGACCAtattaataacaaaatagtAACAATAgacattttaaataaaaatagtaaaatgAACGAAATAAATGAGGGtattaaatcaaaaaatattcttgatgaaaaatatggaatagataaaaaaacaattataaaattggaAAATTGTAATTATAAACCAGTGAAATTTGAAAACAATTATAATCAATccaaaaatatgaaattgaaaaatgtaaattttacattaaaaaataatactatagcaataataataggTGATATTGGATCAGGgaaaacattattttttaattccaTTCTTGGGAagtttaaattattaaatggaaattattatattaaaaattttatatatgatatgCCAGTTTTATATGCACCTCAAATTAATTGGCTATCTGATGGGACGATCAGATCAATGATAACATTTGAAAATGAATTCGatccatatatttattatttagcTATTTCGCAAAGTGAGctaataaatgatatatattcttttaaaaatttggaTATGCGATATGTAAATGATGAACATAGTTTAAGTAAAGGGCAAAAATCGAGAATATCATTAGCACGatctttatattatcattatataaatatgaaacaATTATGTACtgaatatatagaaatgaaaaatgcTGAAGAAAGCACATTTGATAGTACAAAGGAAAGTAATTTTGGCTTAAATAAATTCGcaacaaattattatgataaaaatatttctaataTGAAATCAGTACATATTTCAAAATCCATTAAAAATTTCACATTGCATAACGATAATCAATTTGAAAATTCAATAAAccctaatatatataatgatgagtctgaacaaattaaaggaaataataaaaatagtaaaagcGATACTAACAGTTTTATTAGTGATTgtaaattttcatattcaGATTTACAATTCTTGATGAATAATAACTATTTAAAAGACTGTTTAGAGAAAAACGATAtgtcatatttatatttattagaTGATATATTCACTTCATTAGATCCATATATTtcaagaaatatattttataatttattttgtgataaagaaaaattgaaaattattaaaaaccATTGTGGAATTGTCATAACAATCAATGAAAATGCATTTAATAGTTTTATAATGAAAGAcattatagaaaatattcaatataatgtggatatatataaattggAAAATGGATCATTAGACTTTCAAggtaatataaatgaatatatacaaaagaaaaatatacaaataaaagcTTCTGatgtaataattaaaaaagaaacagaaaatgaaaaaagagaaaaaatgctttcatttttcaaaaaaacaGGAATATCAATGAATTGTTCTAAAATGAGTGATCaagtattttatatgtCAATGTCATTAGAATTATGCTATCAAAATAATCCACAAACAGAAGTTGAAATTACAAATAGTGATAATATTGAGAGCTCTTTGAGCACTAGTgttatttacaaaaaagataattcatatttcgataaaaataatataatatataataaaattattttattgaaGGAATTGAAACTTTTACACCATATTAAAGCAGAAGCTAATAATGAAACACccaatataaataaaaaatttactaTACTAATGAATAatcattttaataaaattgtaaatgAATCAATTTTAAAGGATCGAATTCATAATATTAGTACATATGAAATGgcaaaaataaagaaagaTCAAATTAGGAAATATATTGGAAATTTTATTGTAGATACAAAAGGAAATAATGAAATgaaatgtttaaaaaacaaaaaaacacaTATAAACGAATTTGAAGAAATTAATGcaatgttaaaaaaaaacttaaaaGAACATTATAcgtattataataattatatcagatataatagtaataatgataCTAATATAGATGTAGCTAGGaaaggaaatataaattttgagACATTTAGATGGTATTTTAGAAGTATTGGTAATGcaattataatttgtattattatatttatcatattttctatatttttagatgaagtaaaaaatatgttattatttttagttAGCGCgttattaaaaacaaaagacAAATCTtatgaagaaataatacaaacaaaattagtatatttaaaatattttattttattgccATCATTATCTTTAGTAACCACTTTTATATCTTATATGGTAATTGCACATGGAATAATGATATCAGCAAAGGCAATTCACACAGAAGTATTTAAAAGTATGCTATATGCCCCTATTCATGCATTTTATAGTCATAATATAGggaatataattaatagaTTTATAATAGATATTCACACATTAGATAATGGGATAATTAAACGATGttataaatcattttttactgtttccaaatttatatcaaccgttattttattaatatttatgtttaagaaaacatatattatgttaccatttattatattaattgtttattatggaattttcaaaaaatattcattagCCTGTAAAGAAGCTCAAAGAGGATATTTATGTTCGCATTCTCCAATTTGCTCCATATTTAGTAATACTATACATGGAAaagatattataaatttatataaaaaaaattattgtattttgaaaaaatttgaaaacaGTATTTATGCACTTCGAAATTTTACTTTATTCAAATGGGGTATAACTGCATGGGCATcgttatatatacaattagTAGGTTTATGCTTAAcatcattttatattttatatccgcatgttttttcaatattcaaaaattcTTCTGAGCATATTGATATAGATGTAGATGATTATATAAGTTATAGTGAAGTTATTGGATATTGTATAACATTTTCATGTAGTTTAggatatataataaaatcatttttatatgattataCACATgtagaaaaagaaatgtGCAGTATTCAGAGATTAGAAgaattatcaaaaataaaaaatattagtgATGAAACAAGTTTTACTCAAATTGAAAATCATGAATATTCATAtgagaataataaaaacgtTGAAAATGCTAATTATCTAAATAACAAAACTGAGGATGGCATATTAATAACTCCAAGCCAATTTCcaaaatcaaaatatgggcttgaatttaaaaatgtttatgttagttataaaaaaaaagtatatatagataaattaaaaaatatatattattatgcaAATGAAAAATCATGTTTAaggaatataaatttttatgctTTAAAAAGTCAAAACATTGGAATTATTGGAAAATCTGGAGCAGGAAAAAGTACAATAGTTATGGCAATATTAGGATTAATATCTACATCAAAAggggaaataaaaattgatgGAAGGGATATAAGAAGTATTCccttaaatgaaaaaaaaaaaataataggtATTTTACCTCAATCatcttttgttttttcacATTGGAATATAAGAACTTATATAGATCCTTATCAAAAATTTTCTGATAATGAAATTATTGATGCTTTTGAAACAATTGGAATAAACCTTACGTGTGCagatttaaataaatatatatacaaaacaaaaaaaaaaatgaatgaatatgataaatctaaatatacaaaaacaaataaaaaatataatgaaaattatatattaatgtcCGATGATTCAATACGATATTTATCATTAGTACGAATATATTTGAAcagaaataattataagtTATTATTGATTGATGAAATACCTGTTGtgaattttaataaaaataatagcgaatttaataatttttttacaaaaaatttaaagccatttgattatataattgaaaattattttaaacatattactattttaaTCATTTCCCATGATACAAGAACTCTATCATCTTGTGATTTTATTTGTGTTGTTTCTAAGGGGGAGattgtatataaatgtaattATTCAGACGTAGAAACACAAACACAATTAGCTAATATTATACAGAACCAGGCAAATTGA
- a CDS encoding macrophage migration inhibitory factor → MPCCELITNISIPDDKAQNTLSEIEDAISNILGKPVAYIMSNYDYQKNLRFSGSNEGYCFVRLTSIGGINRSNNSLLADKITKILSNHLSVKPRRVYIEFRDCSAQNFAFSGSLFG, encoded by the exons ATGCCGTGCTGTGAATTAATAACAAACATTTCTATCCCTGACGATAAAGCTCAAAATACACTATCCGAAATAGAAGATG ctaTATCTAATATTTTAGGGAAGCCAGttgcatatattatgaGCAACTAtgattatcaaaaaaaccTCCGATTTTCTGGAAGTAATGAAGGATATTGCTTTGTTAGATTAACTAGTATTGGTGGAATAAATAGATCAAATAATTCTTTACTAGCAgataaaattacaaaaatcCTTTCCAATCATTTAAGTGTTAAACCAAGAAGAGTTTATATAGAGTTCAGAGATTGTTCAGCTCAAAACTTTGCTTTTAGTGGCTCACTATTTGGTTAA